A DNA window from uncultured Methanoregula sp. contains the following coding sequences:
- a CDS encoding flavodoxin family protein, whose protein sequence is MVKVIGILGSPLTEGNTALLLRQALRGAADAGCTVEEIAVAGLDFEACNEMFFCRDHETCIMDDDMQLMYEKIKSADSIIVATPVMTMGIPGKLKSFMDRFQVFYMAKYLRKSPLVDKDRIGWRRGLFICISGMAVPEVFVGAKLTASTFFDIIDCPYSDELLINDMDRILDVAARCDLLDAAYEKGLSLGKTLIQDCPS, encoded by the coding sequence ATGGTAAAGGTAATCGGCATCCTTGGAAGTCCCTTGACAGAGGGGAACACCGCACTCCTGCTGCGCCAGGCGCTCCGGGGAGCGGCGGATGCCGGGTGCACAGTCGAGGAGATCGCGGTTGCCGGTCTCGATTTCGAGGCCTGCAACGAGATGTTCTTCTGCCGGGATCACGAGACCTGCATCATGGACGACGACATGCAGCTCATGTATGAGAAGATCAAATCCGCGGACAGCATCATTGTTGCAACGCCGGTGATGACCATGGGCATTCCCGGAAAACTCAAATCGTTCATGGACAGATTCCAGGTCTTCTACATGGCAAAATATCTCCGTAAATCCCCGCTTGTCGACAAGGACCGGATCGGGTGGAGGAGAGGACTCTTCATCTGTATCTCGGGTATGGCTGTGCCGGAAGTCTTTGTTGGCGCCAAACTGACGGCCAGTACATTTTTCGATATCATCGACTGCCCGTACAGCGACGAGCTCCTCATCAATGATATGGACAGGATACTGGACGTAGCGGCCCGGTGCGATCTTCTCGATGCTGCATATGAGAAGGGATTATCCCTGGGAAAAACGCTTATTCAGGACTGCCCGTCCTGA
- a CDS encoding HAMP domain-containing sensor histidine kinase, whose protein sequence is MRNWLCRPTVQALLVAVFLLAVLLPYWWLAVLWCRDVLHTEDQQFAFITTTFLLVMVIADSAFLTRYYQAKRKHELSCMTEELRISEESLRITVKKLNLLSSITRHDIRNYLVGMKIYLDLARTTSGNREMTEEYLAKEEEIATAIERQLDFSRAYESLGAAHPNFQDLTACIGRAQAGLDLAGTRITLAGIPRVEIFADPLLQKVFHNLFDNSLRHAGREMNAITIVIAETEGRLWITFEDNGCGIPKNLKERIFERGYGMNTGFGLFLIREILDITRITIKETGTSGAGARFEMTVPAGAYRILPQK, encoded by the coding sequence TTGCGAAACTGGCTCTGCCGCCCGACCGTCCAGGCGCTGCTGGTCGCGGTGTTTCTTCTTGCCGTTCTTCTTCCCTACTGGTGGCTTGCGGTCCTCTGGTGCCGGGATGTCCTGCACACGGAAGACCAGCAGTTTGCGTTCATAACAACGACCTTCCTTCTCGTGATGGTCATCGCGGACAGCGCCTTCCTCACCCGGTACTACCAGGCAAAGCGGAAGCATGAGCTCTCCTGCATGACCGAAGAACTCCGGATCAGCGAGGAATCGCTCCGGATCACGGTCAAAAAACTGAACCTGCTCTCCAGCATCACCCGCCACGACATCCGGAACTATCTTGTCGGCATGAAGATTTACCTGGATCTCGCCCGGACAACCTCCGGTAACAGGGAGATGACGGAGGAATATCTTGCAAAGGAAGAGGAGATAGCCACCGCGATCGAACGCCAGCTGGACTTTTCCCGGGCATACGAGAGCCTCGGAGCCGCACATCCAAACTTCCAGGATCTTACCGCATGTATCGGGAGGGCGCAGGCCGGGCTCGATCTTGCCGGAACCCGGATAACCCTTGCCGGAATCCCCCGGGTCGAGATCTTTGCAGATCCCCTGCTCCAGAAAGTCTTCCACAACCTCTTCGATAACTCGCTCCGGCATGCGGGCCGTGAGATGAATGCGATCACGATCGTCATTGCGGAAACGGAAGGCAGGCTCTGGATAACCTTCGAAGACAACGGGTGCGGTATTCCCAAAAATCTGAAAGAGCGGATCTTCGAGCGGGGATATGGGATGAATACCGGATTCGGTCTCTTCCTGATCCGGGAGATCCTGGATATCACCCGGATCACCATCAAAGAGACCGGGACATCTGGTGCCGGTGCCAGGTTCGAGATGACGGTACCGGCCGGTGCGTACCGGATCCTTCCGCAAAAGTGA
- the purM gene encoding phosphoribosylformylglycinamidine cyclo-ligase: MSNNAYAAAGVDIDLEATAIKSLIKNLSFKRKGAARMMGSVGHFAGLIDFGEMALALTTDGVGTKMLVADQMGDWSTVGIDCIAMNVNDLYVMNVEPVAFVDYIATDQLSIEKMAQIGIGLNEGAKLANIDIVGGETASLKGLVNGLDLAGTCLGMQKKDKIIAGDKIKPGDTIIGVSSTGVHSNGLSLARRVVEKYAGYDKKFKGKKTFGQELLTPTRIYHESLSVAASCTVHGMCHVTGGGLLNFKRLSEYGFLFDTPITPPEIFSWIQKAGDIAPEEMYRTFNMGMGYAYVVPKKSVPCVLEMVKGAQVVGKVIEEPGAWLGKIEIT; the protein is encoded by the coding sequence ATGAGTAACAATGCCTATGCGGCGGCGGGCGTGGATATCGATCTCGAAGCAACCGCGATCAAGTCGTTAATCAAGAACCTCTCCTTCAAACGGAAAGGTGCCGCCAGGATGATGGGATCGGTAGGTCACTTTGCCGGGCTCATCGATTTCGGCGAGATGGCGCTCGCGCTTACCACGGACGGCGTGGGCACGAAGATGCTCGTTGCCGACCAGATGGGCGACTGGAGCACGGTCGGTATCGACTGCATAGCAATGAACGTCAACGATCTCTATGTCATGAACGTGGAACCGGTGGCGTTTGTCGATTATATCGCAACCGACCAGCTCTCGATTGAGAAGATGGCCCAGATCGGGATCGGGCTCAACGAAGGTGCAAAGCTGGCGAACATCGATATTGTGGGCGGGGAGACGGCCTCCCTCAAGGGCCTCGTGAACGGCCTCGACCTGGCCGGCACCTGCCTCGGGATGCAGAAGAAGGACAAGATCATTGCGGGCGACAAGATCAAACCGGGCGACACGATCATCGGGGTCTCGTCCACCGGCGTCCACAGCAACGGCCTCTCCCTTGCCCGCCGGGTTGTGGAGAAGTATGCGGGATATGACAAGAAGTTCAAAGGGAAGAAGACCTTCGGGCAGGAACTCCTCACTCCCACCCGGATCTACCACGAGAGCCTGTCGGTTGCCGCGTCCTGCACCGTGCACGGGATGTGCCATGTCACGGGAGGCGGACTCCTGAATTTCAAGCGGCTGAGCGAATACGGGTTCCTGTTCGATACACCGATCACGCCCCCGGAGATCTTCAGCTGGATCCAGAAGGCGGGCGACATAGCCCCTGAAGAGATGTACCGCACCTTCAACATGGGCATGGGTTACGCGTACGTTGTACCGAAGAAGAGCGTGCCCTGCGTGCTAGAGATGGTGAAAGGTGCGCAGGTTGTGGGCAAAGTCATCGAAGAACCGGGCGCCTGGCTCGGAAAGATCGAGATAACGTGA
- the tfrA gene encoding fumarate reductase (CoM/CoB) subunit TfrA: MLADEVVDCHVLVIGSGGAGVRAAIEASQYGDVVLISKTIVGKGGCTTMAEGGFNAVLREEDSCGIHFEDTMKGGAFLNNPELVQILVREAPLRMGDLVKWGAVFDFTDNDEVAQRPFGGQRFPRTCYAGDRTGHEMMMTLVDRLSSAMHQSGGKGITLLQEYTVIDLLKDGDAVIGALALDEKGRLVVMKADSTILATGGGTKVYDISTNSSSGTGDGYAMGYRAGAELIDMEMIQFHPTGAVFPYDARGRLVTEAVRGEGGVLKNALGERFMKTYDPVRLELSTRDVVARSIATEILKGRGTANGGVYLDVTHLPREQIETRLPVMLEQFLKFGVDIRTTPMEVAPTAHHIMGGLRITPECQTTLPGLYACGEVSGGVHGANRLGGNALAETQVFGKRAGESAGKAAKRQKTVDERQVEAWQKRLDGFLAGNTNPAQVKKRLQNAMWQGAGIFRNAAALEETTRTIKQLQAISLKAVSAQNLSECCIVQNMNLVASLICRSALLRTESRGAHVRTDVAATHDAEHSPFGHTFISTAREGIETREAKA, translated from the coding sequence ATGCTTGCAGATGAGGTTGTGGATTGCCATGTGCTGGTGATCGGGAGCGGAGGGGCCGGAGTCCGAGCTGCGATCGAGGCCTCGCAGTATGGCGATGTTGTGCTCATCTCCAAGACGATCGTGGGCAAGGGGGGCTGCACCACGATGGCGGAAGGCGGGTTCAACGCAGTGCTCCGGGAAGAAGATTCCTGCGGGATCCATTTCGAGGACACGATGAAAGGCGGGGCCTTTTTAAACAACCCTGAGCTCGTGCAGATCCTTGTCCGGGAAGCCCCGCTCCGGATGGGCGATCTCGTGAAATGGGGAGCGGTCTTCGATTTCACGGACAACGACGAGGTTGCCCAGCGGCCGTTCGGAGGCCAGCGGTTCCCCCGCACCTGTTATGCCGGCGACCGGACCGGCCACGAGATGATGATGACGCTCGTGGACCGGCTATCGTCCGCCATGCACCAGTCCGGAGGCAAAGGCATCACGCTTCTGCAGGAATATACGGTCATCGACCTGCTGAAAGACGGGGATGCAGTCATCGGGGCGCTGGCTCTGGACGAGAAAGGTCGTCTCGTGGTCATGAAGGCGGACAGCACTATTCTCGCGACCGGTGGCGGGACAAAAGTCTATGACATCTCCACCAACTCATCGAGCGGCACCGGGGACGGGTACGCGATGGGGTACCGGGCCGGGGCAGAGCTCATCGACATGGAGATGATCCAGTTCCACCCAACCGGTGCGGTCTTCCCCTACGATGCCCGGGGGCGGCTCGTTACCGAAGCGGTCCGGGGCGAGGGGGGCGTTCTTAAGAATGCGCTCGGCGAGCGGTTCATGAAGACCTATGATCCGGTCCGGCTGGAACTCTCGACCCGCGACGTGGTGGCCCGGTCCATCGCAACCGAGATCCTGAAAGGCCGGGGAACCGCCAATGGCGGTGTCTATCTCGATGTCACCCACCTGCCCCGCGAGCAGATCGAGACCCGGCTGCCGGTGATGCTCGAACAGTTCCTCAAGTTCGGCGTGGATATCCGGACAACCCCGATGGAAGTGGCTCCGACTGCACACCATATCATGGGAGGTCTCCGGATCACGCCCGAATGCCAAACAACGCTTCCGGGGCTCTATGCCTGTGGGGAAGTCTCCGGGGGAGTCCACGGTGCCAACCGGCTGGGCGGCAATGCCCTTGCCGAGACGCAGGTCTTCGGGAAACGCGCCGGGGAATCGGCGGGAAAAGCAGCAAAGAGGCAGAAGACCGTGGACGAGCGGCAGGTCGAGGCCTGGCAGAAGCGCCTTGACGGGTTCCTTGCCGGGAACACGAACCCGGCGCAGGTGAAGAAGAGGCTCCAGAATGCGATGTGGCAGGGGGCCGGCATCTTCCGGAATGCCGCTGCTCTTGAGGAGACGACAAGGACGATCAAGCAGCTCCAGGCGATCAGCCTCAAAGCGGTATCGGCGCAGAACCTCTCTGAATGCTGCATTGTCCAGAACATGAACCTGGTCGCCTCGCTCATCTGCCGCTCCGCCCTGCTCAGGACGGAATCGCGGGGAGCGCACGTCCGCACCGATGTCGCTGCAACCCATGACGCGGAACACTCGCCCTTCGGCCACACGTTCATCTCGACTGCCCGCGAGGGGATCGAGACACGGGAGGCAAAAGCATGA
- a CDS encoding carboxymuconolactone decarboxylase family protein, producing MAVKKPVAKKSTVTKPAVKKASAKKPAVSAAAAKDLKGLEKKIGKVPKFFRELTTREPEMFELVMRFEQHIWDDGKLSKKTKKLIAIAIAAAMRDQHAVRAQLAGAANIGVTKAEVEEALRVTFLLSGMPAYVYGKAQLDEVMK from the coding sequence ATGGCAGTAAAGAAACCAGTAGCAAAGAAATCAACCGTAACGAAACCCGCAGTAAAGAAGGCATCGGCAAAGAAGCCGGCCGTGAGTGCAGCAGCAGCCAAGGATCTCAAGGGCCTTGAGAAGAAGATCGGGAAAGTGCCGAAATTCTTCCGCGAGCTGACCACAAGGGAGCCCGAGATGTTTGAGCTGGTCATGCGCTTCGAGCAGCACATCTGGGACGATGGCAAGCTCTCGAAGAAGACCAAGAAGCTCATCGCGATTGCCATTGCTGCCGCCATGAGGGACCAGCATGCGGTCCGGGCCCAGCTGGCAGGAGCTGCAAACATAGGCGTGACGAAGGCTGAAGTGGAAGAGGCGCTCCGGGTCACCTTCCTGCTCTCGGGCATGCCGGCGTATGTGTACGGGAAAGCCCAGCTCGACGAAGTGATGAAGTAA
- a CDS encoding peroxiredoxin: MAEESGISFPVLGEPAPEFEAETTHGPLKLADLKGKWVVLFSHPADFTPVCTTEFLAFAAINDELKSLNVQLVGLSVDSVSAHLAWVHAIKEKMGVSIPFPVIADLNMKVAKKYGMIQPGQSTTAAVRCVFFIDDKGIMRAMIYYPLSNGRFMPEIIRLVKALQTTDKYKVSTPANWQPGDKVVVPPPKTAAEMEKRPTEGYECKDWYLCFKKI; encoded by the coding sequence ATGGCGGAAGAATCCGGTATCAGTTTTCCGGTGCTGGGCGAGCCCGCACCGGAGTTTGAAGCGGAGACCACGCACGGGCCGCTGAAGCTTGCGGATCTGAAGGGAAAGTGGGTTGTCCTCTTCTCCCATCCCGCAGATTTCACACCGGTCTGCACAACGGAGTTCCTCGCGTTTGCCGCAATCAATGACGAACTCAAAAGCCTCAATGTCCAGCTTGTCGGTCTTTCGGTGGACAGCGTCTCGGCGCACCTGGCCTGGGTACATGCGATCAAGGAGAAGATGGGAGTCTCGATCCCGTTCCCGGTCATCGCCGACCTGAACATGAAGGTGGCAAAGAAGTACGGCATGATCCAGCCGGGCCAGAGCACCACGGCCGCTGTCCGGTGCGTCTTCTTCATCGATGACAAGGGGATCATGCGGGCCATGATCTATTACCCGCTTTCAAACGGCCGGTTCATGCCCGAGATCATCCGGCTTGTAAAAGCGCTCCAGACCACCGACAAGTACAAGGTCTCGACACCCGCCAACTGGCAGCCGGGTGACAAGGTGGTTGTCCCGCCGCCCAAGACCGCTGCCGAGATGGAAAAGCGGCCTACCGAGGGGTACGAGTGCAAAGACTGGTACCTCTGTTTCAAGAAGATCTGA
- a CDS encoding aspartate kinase: MKFGGTSVADAQCIRRVVDILEQYHKAGDEVAVVVSAQRGVTDQLIEIAGNLPTAKDDSAIAPLIQALSKRHMTTLEGAAPSQVAVVGAELEERLISLQSILFAIYNLRELTPRSKDYIISFGERLLAPIVGAAIRERGIASTVLDGCEAGILTTAQHGESTSLPESDERIQRRVGPLLKKEIPVIMGFMGCTREGILTTLGRSGSDYSASIIGAGIDADEIWIWTDVDGIMTCDPRVINDARVMPSLSYLEVMELSYFGAKVMHPRSIEPAMRKNILVRVKNTFNPTHPGTVIVRNGQRDNRVVKALTYIDKVAAININGAQMIGRPGVAKAIFTILADHEVNVMMISQGSSEANISLIVDESHLAAAVAALSDLMKQGVVREVSHNPDVCAVAVVGAGMAGAPGTGGRIFTALGAAEINVMMISQGSSEANISFVVHQNDGPRAVRVLHDEFHLSEASDE, from the coding sequence ATGAAATTCGGCGGAACATCCGTTGCCGATGCCCAGTGTATCCGGCGCGTTGTGGATATTCTCGAACAGTATCATAAAGCCGGTGACGAAGTGGCAGTCGTGGTCTCCGCCCAGCGGGGCGTGACCGACCAGCTCATCGAGATTGCCGGAAATCTTCCCACGGCAAAGGACGATTCCGCCATAGCACCCCTGATCCAGGCCCTGAGCAAGCGGCACATGACCACCCTCGAAGGAGCAGCGCCAAGCCAGGTTGCCGTGGTAGGTGCAGAGCTGGAAGAGCGGCTCATCAGCCTCCAGAGCATCCTTTTTGCCATCTACAACCTGCGGGAACTCACTCCCCGCTCAAAGGATTATATCATCTCGTTCGGTGAGCGCCTGCTTGCCCCCATTGTCGGGGCTGCAATCCGGGAACGGGGCATTGCGTCAACGGTCCTGGACGGGTGCGAAGCCGGGATCCTCACCACCGCCCAGCATGGCGAATCCACCTCGCTTCCCGAGAGCGACGAGCGGATCCAGCGCCGCGTAGGGCCGCTGCTTAAAAAAGAGATCCCGGTCATCATGGGATTCATGGGATGCACCCGCGAGGGAATCCTCACCACCCTTGGCCGGAGCGGCTCGGACTACTCGGCCTCCATCATCGGCGCCGGTATCGATGCCGATGAGATCTGGATCTGGACCGATGTGGACGGGATCATGACCTGCGATCCCCGGGTCATCAACGATGCCCGCGTCATGCCATCGCTCTCCTACCTGGAAGTCATGGAACTCTCGTACTTCGGGGCAAAAGTGATGCACCCCCGGTCCATCGAACCCGCGATGCGCAAGAACATCCTTGTCCGGGTCAAGAACACCTTCAACCCGACCCATCCCGGCACGGTAATCGTCAGGAACGGCCAGCGGGACAACCGGGTGGTAAAAGCCCTCACCTACATCGACAAGGTTGCCGCCATCAACATCAACGGGGCCCAGATGATCGGGAGGCCCGGCGTTGCAAAAGCGATCTTCACGATCCTTGCCGACCATGAAGTGAACGTGATGATGATCTCACAGGGATCAAGCGAGGCGAACATCTCGTTAATCGTTGACGAGTCCCACCTGGCAGCAGCAGTTGCGGCCCTCTCCGATCTCATGAAACAGGGAGTTGTCCGGGAAGTCTCCCACAACCCCGATGTCTGTGCGGTCGCCGTGGTGGGAGCGGGTATGGCAGGCGCACCGGGAACCGGTGGCCGGATCTTCACAGCTCTCGGCGCGGCCGAGATCAATGTGATGATGATCTCACAGGGATCAAGCGAGGCGAACATCTCGTTCGTGGTGCACCAGAACGACGGCCCCCGGGCGGTCCGCGTGCTGCATGATGAATTCCATCTCTCGGAGGCAAGCGATGAGTAA
- a CDS encoding desulfoferrodoxin FeS4 iron-binding domain-containing protein, whose amino-acid sequence MVNVSKEGQVFKCEICGNVVVVKEAGGGELICCGEPMVLED is encoded by the coding sequence ATGGTGAACGTATCCAAGGAAGGGCAGGTCTTCAAATGCGAGATCTGCGGAAATGTTGTTGTGGTCAAAGAGGCTGGCGGCGGCGAACTGATCTGCTGCGGCGAGCCCATGGTATTGGAGGATTGA
- the radC gene encoding DNA repair protein RadC, with translation MKKMKDLPIQDRPREVIARKGAGALSDTELIEAIIGRGTKNRDVRTLSKEICVLLQEQKPDLCYADLRAIEGVGPTRASQILACFELGRRYFTQSGPEGRVTKPEDVLPLVKNLRDKRQEHFVCITLNGAGEVLGNRIVTVGLLNHSLVHPREVFADAIVDRAASVICVHNHPSGSLEPSPQDIAITTQLKEAGRLVGIQLVDHIIVTRSGHVSLRERGHIS, from the coding sequence ATGAAGAAGATGAAAGATCTGCCCATCCAGGACCGGCCGCGTGAAGTCATTGCAAGGAAAGGAGCCGGTGCCCTTTCGGACACCGAACTCATCGAGGCGATCATCGGCAGGGGAACAAAAAACCGGGATGTCCGGACGCTCTCAAAGGAGATCTGCGTCCTCCTGCAGGAACAGAAGCCGGATCTGTGCTATGCGGATCTCCGGGCCATAGAAGGGGTAGGCCCGACCCGGGCATCCCAGATCCTGGCCTGCTTTGAACTGGGCCGGCGCTACTTCACGCAGTCCGGGCCGGAGGGCCGGGTCACGAAACCCGAGGATGTCCTGCCGCTTGTGAAGAACCTCCGGGACAAACGGCAGGAGCATTTCGTCTGCATCACCCTCAACGGCGCCGGCGAGGTGCTGGGAAACCGGATTGTCACGGTCGGCCTCCTCAACCACAGTCTCGTCCACCCGCGTGAAGTCTTTGCCGATGCCATCGTGGACCGGGCCGCGTCCGTCATCTGCGTGCACAACCATCCCTCGGGATCGCTTGAGCCGAGCCCCCAGGACATCGCCATCACCACCCAGCTGAAGGAAGCCGGCCGGCTTGTCGGGATCCAGCTTGTTGATCACATCATTGTCACCCGGTCCGGGCACGTGAGCCTGCGGGAACGGGGACATATATCCTGA
- the tfrB gene encoding fumarate reductase (CoM/CoB) subunit TfrB encodes MKDLNVRVRRFDPDKDKAPHLENYTVKVNDGARVLNVLHAIHDTIDPTLSYRYSCASGQCGSCAVRVNGEPVLACMEEAEDNITIEPLNLDIKKDLVTDLVPRLEQIASLVPGKETVLPKKADIDAMKPLKDCIECLCCVSACPAVDVTKFLGPTAMRQEMRLVLDPRDSGDRVSDAVRDGLFTCTTCQACWTVCPKEIQTPAKAIEKLRAFANKRGFTLPRHQEVAAMVKDTGRSIPRTTESFLEKVGMVIEPDGPVKATVGLFIGCVYNYRQQQSALDAMEVLKRNGIRVIIPKEQVCCGSPLIRTGQLAYVEELKQRNIETFRSRGIDTVLTMCAGCGSTLKHDYQTPFEVIDINELLTKYGIEPPARLPIRATYHDPCHLMRGQGIRDQPRELIRQVVNLVEMPSICCGSGGGVRSGNPEEAAALGKRRGTEIAKTGSDIVITSCPFCEFHIQGHTDKPVKNIATVLLEGYREKDRKKG; translated from the coding sequence ATGAAGGACCTGAACGTGCGGGTCCGGCGGTTCGACCCGGACAAGGACAAAGCGCCGCATCTTGAGAATTATACCGTTAAGGTGAACGACGGGGCCCGGGTCCTCAACGTCCTCCACGCGATCCACGACACCATCGACCCCACGCTTTCGTACCGCTACTCCTGCGCCTCGGGCCAGTGCGGGAGCTGTGCGGTGCGGGTGAACGGCGAGCCGGTCCTTGCCTGCATGGAGGAGGCAGAGGACAATATCACGATCGAGCCCCTGAACCTCGACATCAAAAAAGATCTCGTCACCGATCTCGTGCCGCGGCTCGAACAGATCGCCTCGCTTGTGCCCGGGAAGGAGACCGTGCTCCCGAAGAAAGCCGACATCGATGCGATGAAACCCTTGAAAGACTGCATCGAGTGCCTCTGCTGTGTCTCGGCCTGCCCGGCCGTGGATGTGACAAAGTTCCTCGGGCCCACCGCAATGCGGCAGGAGATGCGCCTGGTCCTCGATCCCCGGGACAGCGGCGACCGGGTCTCGGATGCGGTCCGGGACGGCCTCTTCACCTGCACCACCTGCCAGGCCTGCTGGACGGTCTGCCCGAAAGAGATCCAGACACCGGCAAAAGCTATCGAGAAGCTCCGGGCATTTGCCAACAAACGGGGCTTCACCCTTCCCCGGCACCAGGAAGTGGCGGCAATGGTGAAGGACACGGGCCGGAGCATTCCCCGGACCACTGAATCGTTCCTGGAGAAGGTGGGGATGGTCATCGAGCCCGACGGGCCGGTGAAGGCAACGGTCGGTTTGTTTATCGGCTGCGTTTACAACTACCGGCAGCAGCAGTCGGCCCTCGATGCCATGGAAGTCTTGAAGCGCAACGGGATCCGGGTCATCATCCCCAAAGAGCAGGTCTGCTGCGGCTCGCCCCTCATCCGGACCGGGCAGCTCGCGTACGTGGAGGAACTCAAGCAGCGCAATATCGAGACATTCCGGTCGCGGGGCATCGACACCGTCCTGACCATGTGCGCCGGCTGCGGCTCAACGCTGAAGCACGATTACCAGACGCCGTTTGAGGTGATCGACATCAACGAGCTCCTCACGAAATATGGGATCGAACCCCCGGCGCGTCTCCCGATCAGGGCAACGTACCATGATCCCTGCCACCTGATGCGGGGGCAGGGCATCCGCGACCAGCCCCGGGAGCTGATCCGGCAGGTGGTCAATCTCGTGGAGATGCCGTCCATCTGCTGCGGCTCGGGAGGAGGCGTCCGGTCCGGGAACCCGGAGGAGGCGGCCGCGCTCGGGAAGCGGAGGGGTACGGAGATCGCAAAGACCGGCTCTGATATCGTCATCACCTCATGCCCGTTCTGCGAGTTCCATATCCAGGGCCACACCGATAAGCCGGTGAAGAATATCGCCACCGTCCTTCTCGAAGGCTACCGGGAGAAGGACCGGAAAAAAGGATAA
- a CDS encoding FAD-dependent oxidoreductase, which translates to MMTKVTVYSTQNCPYCRMAKAFLDQYRVPYESIDVGADAAAAKKMIDLSGQRGVPVIVVDDEVIVGFDAQRLNELFGETTGEETSDVLIIGAGPAGLTAGVYCARKMLSTRIISENIGGQALESWAIENYMGYRMVSGEDLMKKFEEQARNLNIRLDLDRVTSITREGELFVVGTLSGAAIRARSLILTQGNKPRKLGIANEEQFLGRGLSICSTCDGPLYKGKRVAVVGGGNSAVQTAIEMSNIASTVSLIVRSTIKADPVYAERLSGQKNITVHLNTHISALQGDKFLSGITIKNDNGQEQTISLDGVFIEIGWLPNTEMVEGLLDLNAKKEIVVDINGKTSLPGIFAAGDVTNVQSKQIIIAAGDGAKAALAAYEYLMTRA; encoded by the coding sequence ATGATGACCAAGGTTACCGTCTATTCCACCCAGAACTGCCCGTACTGCCGTATGGCAAAAGCATTCCTGGATCAATACCGCGTGCCGTACGAGAGTATCGATGTGGGGGCCGATGCCGCAGCTGCAAAGAAGATGATCGACCTCTCGGGGCAGCGTGGGGTCCCGGTTATTGTCGTGGATGACGAGGTGATAGTCGGCTTCGATGCCCAGCGTCTCAACGAGCTCTTCGGGGAGACGACCGGGGAAGAGACGAGCGATGTGCTCATCATCGGCGCAGGCCCCGCGGGCCTCACCGCCGGTGTTTACTGCGCCAGGAAGATGCTCTCCACCCGGATCATCAGCGAGAACATCGGGGGCCAGGCGCTGGAGTCCTGGGCCATCGAGAACTACATGGGATACCGGATGGTATCCGGCGAAGATCTGATGAAGAAGTTCGAGGAACAGGCCCGGAACCTCAATATCCGGCTCGACCTTGACCGGGTAACCTCCATCACCCGGGAGGGGGAGCTCTTTGTTGTCGGGACGCTCTCGGGCGCAGCAATCCGGGCCAGGTCCCTGATCCTGACGCAGGGCAACAAGCCCCGGAAACTGGGCATTGCAAACGAGGAGCAGTTCTTGGGCCGCGGCCTCTCGATCTGCTCCACCTGCGACGGCCCCCTCTACAAGGGAAAACGGGTGGCTGTTGTCGGGGGCGGCAACTCGGCTGTCCAGACCGCAATCGAGATGAGCAACATTGCCAGCACCGTCAGCCTGATCGTCCGGAGCACGATCAAGGCCGACCCGGTCTATGCGGAGAGACTTTCCGGGCAAAAGAACATCACCGTCCATCTCAACACCCACATATCCGCGCTCCAGGGGGACAAGTTCCTCTCGGGAATCACGATAAAGAACGACAACGGCCAGGAGCAGACGATCAGTCTCGACGGTGTCTTCATCGAGATCGGCTGGCTGCCCAACACGGAGATGGTGGAAGGGCTCCTAGACCTCAACGCGAAAAAGGAGATCGTTGTGGATATCAACGGGAAGACGAGCCTTCCGGGCATCTTTGCGGCAGGGGACGTGACGAATGTCCAGAGCAAGCAGATCATCATCGCAGCCGGTGACGGGGCAAAAGCTGCGCTTGCAGCGTACGAGTACCTGATGACAAGAGCTTGA
- a CDS encoding rubrerythrin family protein yields MATIENAKEAFAGESQANRKYQAFSEKAAEEGFKNVAVLYKAASEAEAIHAKKLLKVISAVGPTAANLEASVAGETHEFESMYPAFVKEAEAEKKNEALLAFTFAMKAEQVHAGLYKKALAAVKSGSDLPREKVFLCPVCGNIEMGKAPDKCPICGVFGKQFREITL; encoded by the coding sequence ATGGCAACCATAGAGAATGCAAAGGAAGCGTTTGCCGGCGAATCGCAGGCAAACCGGAAATACCAGGCGTTTTCCGAGAAAGCTGCCGAAGAGGGATTCAAGAATGTGGCAGTCCTGTACAAGGCAGCATCCGAGGCCGAGGCTATCCATGCAAAGAAGCTCTTAAAAGTCATCTCCGCGGTCGGACCCACCGCGGCAAACCTCGAAGCCAGCGTAGCCGGGGAGACCCATGAGTTCGAATCCATGTATCCCGCGTTCGTCAAGGAGGCCGAAGCCGAGAAGAAGAACGAAGCACTTCTCGCGTTCACGTTTGCAATGAAAGCTGAGCAGGTGCATGCCGGCCTTTACAAGAAGGCGCTGGCTGCGGTAAAGTCCGGGTCGGATCTCCCAAGAGAGAAGGTATTCCTCTGCCCGGTCTGCGGGAACATCGAGATGGGAAAAGCCCCGGACAAGTGCCCGATCTGCGGTGTGTTTGGCAAGCAGTTCCGGGAAATCACTCTCTGA